Sequence from the Metopolophium dirhodum isolate CAU chromosome 2, ASM1992520v1, whole genome shotgun sequence genome:
TTACACCAAATGAAAAAGTTTTATACTtggtgaaaatattttgtacagtcAATCGTGGCTGTGGtcaatcgtaatattattatgtcatatctTAATGTTGCGATAACAAGTTCTATTGAATCACGCAGTATATtatggattatttttaaattgaatttaatcagtaattttatttaatcttaaCGTTATTATGAAATAGTCCGATAGTCATGTACGTTGAGTGTTAATCCTATTAAtgcttataattttgtatagtttgtaataattatttgtattttgtattattttaaactatttataactataaattataactactcATCTAATAAGTTTACAAATAAACTTTAATGCACGGTTTGAAGATTTCCCAGAAGAAAGTCTAGGTTGGATAAGAAGTCCACATCATTTtaatatcaatgaaataaaattaggaaatttaaaaataatcgaagAACTTATTGACTTGTCATCAGACGAAAATCTACGTATCAGGTTTCAAGAAAATGCATGTGGTACATTTTGGATTTCCATCAAATCTGAATATCCAGAATTATCAAAACAAGCAATATCAATTTTACTTCCTTTTGCATCAACTTATTTATGCGAAACAGCATTTTCAACACCAacgataattaaaaacaaatatcgcTCCAGATTAAATGTTGAAGCTGATTTAAGAGTAGCAGTGTCAAATATCAAACCAAACTTAGAATCAATCATGTCAACAATGCAAGCTCAGGTctctcattaaaataattaaaaagtaatttataattttagattttataaaactttaattttgtatttttttttcatgtttttgattaattaaattaaagaaatattaaaattgcctaaaattaacgatttaatgtatatgaataaaatgtgTGTATACATTAAGACtatcaagtaaatatattatagacttacATAATGTTGGTAGGAAGGGGgtcgtattataaaaataaatcattttgggGGGTCGTGGATCAAAAAAGGTTGCGCACCACTGCTCTACGCGTAGGTGTAATATACATTGTGCGATGTGGCACGTAGGCAATTAACacacaatatagtattatacgaaGTACGCTTAGGCGTatcgttatagtataatatgacatattatgttataactgcGTCCCGTTTAcaaatttttcatgaaaatcACGGACCGCGGGTACATTTTTATACGAACGCGAAAATCGCGGTCCGGGTTTACCCGGGTATAGGACACTGCAGCTGTGATTTTGCGTTCATGCGAATTGTGgcctaaacatatattttttttttattcatacataaatattatgtccagGGATATCTTTGAGTCACCACTGGAAATGTAACGTTGCATTGATATTGGTAATATTAGTTTTGTTGCGTGTGTGTAACATGTTGCttgtgattaaaaaaatgtatcattcaaAATTACTAATTCAAAAGTATAACTGGTAAAAAATCGTATGGTTGAGTGATGGTTATTCCCGCACAAAATCTGTAaacgaattattttattttgtctgaaattcatttttgtt
This genomic interval carries:
- the LOC132938917 gene encoding protein FAM200A-like yields the protein MRMRRPQSNFTIPTAAVAQLKSPTLTRVGALLHGVEPDENGLQINFNARFEDFPEESLGWIRSPHHFNINEIKLGNLKIIEELIDLSSDENLRIRFQENACGTFWISIKSEYPELSKQAISILLPFASTYLCETAFSTPTIIKNKYRSRLNVEADLRVAVSNIKPNLESIMSTMQAQVSH